From the genome of Bombus pascuorum chromosome 2, iyBomPasc1.1, whole genome shotgun sequence, one region includes:
- the LOC132904552 gene encoding UV excision repair protein RAD23 homolog A-like encodes MIITLKNLQQQTFTVEIDPSQTVKDLKQKIETQKGFPAKYQKLIYAGKILTDDHPLAEYNIDEKKFIVVMVTKLKTGNGHTTTEEEHTTNTDNKEESSTTSSVAQPSSNPTVQGASNPTNTVQEQSEASTTAGCVGGQAESALLMGEDYNTMVNNIVDMGYEREQVEQALRASYNNPDRAVEYLLTGIPAQLFEDLPEDQLEAQEQLQDHGQHPLAFLRMQPQFQQMRQVIQQNPQLLNAVLQQIGQTNPALLQLISQNQEAFVRMLNEPVETTGGTGGRTTPVSVANVTPPTAPGGISGGLGAGIGAGSDVETSVIQVTPQDKEAIERLKALGFPEHLVVQAYFACEKNENLAANFLLSQSLDD; translated from the exons ATGATTATAACACTAAAAAACTTGCAGCAGCAGACGTTTACAGTAGAAATTGATCCATCGCAAACA GTAAAAGATTTGAAACAAAAGATTGAAACTCAAAAAGGTTTTCCTGCTAAATATCAAAAGTTAATATATGCTG gaaaaatattaacagATGATCACCCATTAGcagaatataatatagatgAAAAAAAGTTTATAGTTGTTATGGTGACAAAACTAAAAACTGGTAATGGACATACAACGACTGAAGAAGAACATACTACAAATACagataataaagaagaaagtagTACAACCAg CTCAGTAGCACAACCTAGTTCAAACCCTACTGTTCAGGGAGCATCAAATCCTACTAATACTGTACAAGAGCAATCTGAAGCAAGTACTACTGCTGGATGTGTTGGAGGTCAAGCTGAAAGTGCCTTGTTAATGGGTGAAGATTATAATACTATGGTGAACAATATTGTGGATATGGG ATACGAACGTGAACAAGTTGAACAAGCATTGAGAGCAAGTTACAACAATCCTGATAGGGCTGTTGAATACCTTTTAACAGGAATACCAGCTCAGCTTTTTGAAGATTTACCAGAAGATCAACTTGAAGCACAAGAACAACTTCAAGATCATGGTCAGCATCCACTAGCGTTTTTGCGAATGCAACCTCAATTTCAACAAATGCGTCAGGTCATTCAACAAAATCCTCAGTTATTAAATGCTGTTTTACAACAAATTGGACAAACTAACCCTGCATTGTTACAACTTATTTCACAAAATCAAGAAGCATTTGTGCGTATGCTTAATGAGCCAG TAGAAACTACTGGTGGTACAGGAGGGAGAACTACACCTGTATCTGTAGCTAATGTTACACCACCAACTGCTCCTGGTGGTATAAGTGGAGGTCTTGGTGCTGGTATAGGAGCAGGATCGGATGTAGAAACTTCTGTAATTCAGGTAACACCTCAGGATAAAGAAGCTATTGAGAGGCTGAAGGCACTAGGATTTCCGGAGCATTTAGTTGTACAAGCCTATTTTGCGtgtgaaaaaaatgaaaatctgGCTGCTAACTTTTTGCTGTCACAAAGTCTTGATGACTGA
- the LOC132904541 gene encoding glutamyl-tRNA(Gln) amidotransferase subunit B, mitochondrial isoform X2, with product MLIYKRISNFIKRYYKNTYKKFCVRFISTNLEWKPSVGLEIHAQISTESKLFSGSSTNFNHPVNSCVSLFDCAVPGTMPVLNKKCVEAGVLTALALSCEVNAVSMFERKHYFYSDLPAGFQITQQRKPLAVNGEIKFNVFKPGLHKKSYSKSSKLKQIQLEQDSGRSYHNEVLGRSLIDLNRAGIPLMEFVFEPDLTSGEEAAALVQELCLILHLLGTCSCKMQEGALRVDANVSISKPNAPLGVRTELKNIGSVNALNRAVNYEIERQISILQKGGQVINETRAWNPVNKNTILMREKEDKHDYRFMPEPNLPPLYLHIKRNVQNKYNLIDVPFLKEQLPELPEQIRKNLLQGITPDTLAGVTGNFDLFLLFCDILKNGKHLDPQLVAKLFISEVLAFIDEHNLNLTFCVNNQKYIEELMDLVQAKVINRQILRKLLNELVNKPNKMPKQIVEENKWFMISDEKELELICSEILKTNPQLVKKYKAGKRRIYKSFLRKAAILTEDCADMVKVSKIMTRLLS from the exons atgttaatatataaaagaattagtaatttcataaaaaggtattacaaaaatacatacaaGAAATTTTGTGTACGATTTATTTCTACAAATCT AGAATGGAAACCTTCAGTTGGTTTGGAAATACATGCACAAATTTCAAcagaatcaaaattattttctgggAGTTCCACAAATTTTAATCATCCAGTTAATTCCTGTGTATCATTGTTTGATTGTGCAGTACCTGGAACGATGCCA gtattaaataaaaaatgtgtagAAGCTGGAGTGTTAACTGCTTTAGCTCTTTCTTGTGAAGTAAATGCTGTTTCAATGTTTGAAAGAaagcattatttttattctgatTTGCCT gCTGGCTTTCAAATCACACAACAAAGGAAGCCTTTAGCTGTTAAtggagaaattaaatttaatgtattcAAACCTGGATTACACAAGAAATCTTATTCAAAATCATCAAAACTCAAACAAATACAATTGGAACAAGATAGTGGGAGAAGTTATCATAATGAAGTTCTTGGAAg AAGTTTAATTGATCTTAATCGAGCTGGAATACCTTTAATGGAATTTGTGTTTGAGCCAGATTTAACAAGTGGAGAAGAAGCAGCAGCTCTTGTACAGGAACTGTGTCTCATTTTACATTTGTTAGGCACATGTTCTTGCAAAATGCAAG AAGGGGCTTTAAGGGTTGATGCAAACGTTTCTATAAGTAAACCTAATGCACCTTTAGGCGTTCGAACAGAATTGAAAAACATTGGAAGTGTAAATGCTCTCAACCGTGCTGTAAATTATGAGATAGAAAgacaaatttcaattctaCAAAAAGGAGGACAAGTTATTAATGAGACTCGTGCATGGAATCCagtaaacaaaaatacaattctCATGCGTGAAAAAGAAGACAAACAT GATTATCGTTTTATGCCTGAACCTAATTTACCTCCCTTATATTTACACATTAAgagaaatgtacaaaataagtataatttaattgatgTACCATTTTTAAAAGAGCAATTACCAGAGTTGCCAgaacaaatacgtaaaaatttaCTCCAGGGTATTACACCAGACACGCTTGCAGGAGTAACG GGTAATTTTGATTTGTTTCTACTGTTTTGCGATATCTTAAAGAATGGTAAACATCTTGATCCTCAGTTGGTGGctaaactttttatttctgaAGTTTTAGCATTTATAGATGAACATAATTTGAATCTTACATTTTG tGTTAATAATCAGAAGTATATAGAAGAATTGATGGACTTAGTACAAGCTAAAGTAATAAATCGACAGATATTAAGAAAGTTATTAAATGAATTAGTCAACAAACCAAATAAAATGCCAAAACAG attgttgaagaaaataaatggttTATGATATCAGATGAAAAGGAATTGGAACTGATATGTTCAGAAATACTTAAAACAAACCCTCAATTGGTAAAAAAGTACAAAGCTGGAAAGAGAAGGATATATAAGAGTTTTCTACGCAAGGCAGCTATACTTACTGAGGATTGTGCAGATATGGTCAAAGTGTCAAAAATCATGACAAGATTATTGAGTTAA
- the LOC132904541 gene encoding glutamyl-tRNA(Gln) amidotransferase subunit B, mitochondrial isoform X1, with translation MLIYKRISNFIKRYYKNTYKKFCVRFISTNLEWKPSVGLEIHAQISTESKLFSGSSTNFNHPVNSCVSLFDCAVPGTMPVLNKKCVEAGVLTALALSCEVNAVSMFERKHYFYSDLPAGFQITQQRKPLAVNGEIKFNVFKPGLHKKSYSKSSKLKQIQLEQDSGRSYHNEVLGRSLIDLNRAGIPLMEFVFEPDLTSGEEAAALVQELCLILHLLGTCSCKMQDCFAFIEGALRVDANVSISKPNAPLGVRTELKNIGSVNALNRAVNYEIERQISILQKGGQVINETRAWNPVNKNTILMREKEDKHDYRFMPEPNLPPLYLHIKRNVQNKYNLIDVPFLKEQLPELPEQIRKNLLQGITPDTLAGVTGNFDLFLLFCDILKNGKHLDPQLVAKLFISEVLAFIDEHNLNLTFCVNNQKYIEELMDLVQAKVINRQILRKLLNELVNKPNKMPKQIVEENKWFMISDEKELELICSEILKTNPQLVKKYKAGKRRIYKSFLRKAAILTEDCADMVKVSKIMTRLLS, from the exons atgttaatatataaaagaattagtaatttcataaaaaggtattacaaaaatacatacaaGAAATTTTGTGTACGATTTATTTCTACAAATCT AGAATGGAAACCTTCAGTTGGTTTGGAAATACATGCACAAATTTCAAcagaatcaaaattattttctgggAGTTCCACAAATTTTAATCATCCAGTTAATTCCTGTGTATCATTGTTTGATTGTGCAGTACCTGGAACGATGCCA gtattaaataaaaaatgtgtagAAGCTGGAGTGTTAACTGCTTTAGCTCTTTCTTGTGAAGTAAATGCTGTTTCAATGTTTGAAAGAaagcattatttttattctgatTTGCCT gCTGGCTTTCAAATCACACAACAAAGGAAGCCTTTAGCTGTTAAtggagaaattaaatttaatgtattcAAACCTGGATTACACAAGAAATCTTATTCAAAATCATCAAAACTCAAACAAATACAATTGGAACAAGATAGTGGGAGAAGTTATCATAATGAAGTTCTTGGAAg AAGTTTAATTGATCTTAATCGAGCTGGAATACCTTTAATGGAATTTGTGTTTGAGCCAGATTTAACAAGTGGAGAAGAAGCAGCAGCTCTTGTACAGGAACTGTGTCTCATTTTACATTTGTTAGGCACATGTTCTTGCAAAATGCAAG attgttTTGCATTTATAGAAGGGGCTTTAAGGGTTGATGCAAACGTTTCTATAAGTAAACCTAATGCACCTTTAGGCGTTCGAACAGAATTGAAAAACATTGGAAGTGTAAATGCTCTCAACCGTGCTGTAAATTATGAGATAGAAAgacaaatttcaattctaCAAAAAGGAGGACAAGTTATTAATGAGACTCGTGCATGGAATCCagtaaacaaaaatacaattctCATGCGTGAAAAAGAAGACAAACAT GATTATCGTTTTATGCCTGAACCTAATTTACCTCCCTTATATTTACACATTAAgagaaatgtacaaaataagtataatttaattgatgTACCATTTTTAAAAGAGCAATTACCAGAGTTGCCAgaacaaatacgtaaaaatttaCTCCAGGGTATTACACCAGACACGCTTGCAGGAGTAACG GGTAATTTTGATTTGTTTCTACTGTTTTGCGATATCTTAAAGAATGGTAAACATCTTGATCCTCAGTTGGTGGctaaactttttatttctgaAGTTTTAGCATTTATAGATGAACATAATTTGAATCTTACATTTTG tGTTAATAATCAGAAGTATATAGAAGAATTGATGGACTTAGTACAAGCTAAAGTAATAAATCGACAGATATTAAGAAAGTTATTAAATGAATTAGTCAACAAACCAAATAAAATGCCAAAACAG attgttgaagaaaataaatggttTATGATATCAGATGAAAAGGAATTGGAACTGATATGTTCAGAAATACTTAAAACAAACCCTCAATTGGTAAAAAAGTACAAAGCTGGAAAGAGAAGGATATATAAGAGTTTTCTACGCAAGGCAGCTATACTTACTGAGGATTGTGCAGATATGGTCAAAGTGTCAAAAATCATGACAAGATTATTGAGTTAA
- the LOC132916371 gene encoding guanine nucleotide-binding protein subunit beta-5, which yields MDSATESEHIEKLIKEAESLKIRLEDERQKLNDITLASVADRLEIISCINVKPRRVLKGHQAKVLCSDWSPDKRHIVSSSQDGKMIIWDAFTTNKEHALTMPTIWVMACAYAPSGTLVACGGLDNKVTVYPLSQEDDVSIRKKTVATHTSYMSCCVFPNSDQQILTGCGDSTCSLWDVESGQLLQNFLGHSSDVMSIDLAPSEIGNTFVSGSCDKMVLIWDMRTGQCVQSFEGHQSDVNSVKFHPGGDAVATGSDDATCRLFDLRADREIAVYAKESIIFGANAVDLSVSGRLLFAGYNDYTVNIWDTLKCQRVAFLYGHENRVSCLRVSPDGTALSTGSWDSTLRVWA from the exons ATGGATTCTGCTACTGAGTCAGAACATatagagaaattaataaaagaagctGAAAGCCTAAAAATACGTTTAGAAGATGAACGACAGAAATTGAATGATATTActc ttGCTAGTGTAGCAGATAGACTTGAAATAATTAGTTGTATTAATGTAAAACCACGTCGTGTATTAAAAGGTCACCAAGCAAAAGTTCTTTGCTCTGATTGGTCACCAGATAAACGTCACATCGTATCTTCCTCGCAG GATGGCAAAATGATAATATGGGATGCTTTTACAACAAATAAAGAACATGCTCTTACTATGCCAACTATCTGGGTTATGGCTTGTGCTTATGCTCCAAGTGGTACTCTTGTTGCTTGCGG GGGGTTAGATAATAAAGTAACTGTATATCCTTTGAGTCAAGAAGATGATGTATCAATTCGTAAAAAAACTGTTGCTACACATACATCTTATATGTCTTGTTGTGTATTTCCTAATAGTGATCAACAAATTCTAACGGGTTGTGGAGATAGTACTTGTTCTTTATGGGATGTAGAAAGTGGACAActgttacaaaattttcttggTCACTCAAGTGATGTTATGTCTATTGATTTAGCACCAAGTGAAATTGGTAATACATTTGTTTCTGGTAGTTGTGATAAAATGGTTTTGATATGGGATATGCGGACTGGTCAATGTGTTCAAAGTTTTGAAGGACATCAATCTGATGTTAATTct GTAAAATTTCATCCAGGTGGTGATGCAGTGGCAACAGGTTCTGATGATGCAACTTGCCGTCTTTTTGATCTACGTGCAGATAGAGAAATAGCAGTTTATGCAaaagaaagtataatatttggAGCAAATGCAGTCGATCTAAGCGTTAGTGGTCGTTTACTGTTTGCTGGTTATAATGATTATACTGTAAATATATGGGATACTCTAAAATGTCAACGAGTTGCGTTTTTATACGGACATGAAAATCGAGTATCTTGTTTACGAGTTTCTCCAGATGGAACTGCTCTTTCAACTGGAAGCTGGGATTCAACTCTACGAGTTTGggcttaa
- the LOC132904553 gene encoding cell cycle control protein 50A isoform X1 yields the protein MTSISEVSSLPKTKKPSDSAFKQQRLPAWQPILTAGTVLPTFFVIGIAFIPVGVGLLYFSDQVKEYILDYTDCNSTNIFRAKGIPVKCADIIEKNHSEPCYCKINFTLPSDFNGKIYMYYGLTNFYQNHRRYVKSRDDNQLLGKLSPDVSGDCEPFAYVGETPIVPCGAIANSLFSDDLTLFSLKHKAPVPLLKTGIAWPSDKNIKFRNPEGNLREVFKNFTKPKNWDKYIYELDNENESNNGFQNEDLIVWMRTAALPTFRKLYRRVNHTVDGFTEGLVAGNYTLTVNYTYPVSTFDGRKRMILSTTSLLGGKNPFLGIAYIVVGCICLLLGITLLIIHIKCSKSVTEMINVTPNTPYQE from the exons ATGACTTCCATTAGCGAAGTTAGTTCGTTACCTAAAACAAAGAAACCTTCAG aTAGTGCATTTAAGCAGCAACGTTTACCTGCTTGGCAACCAATACTTACAGCTGGAACTGTTTTACCAACATTTTTTGTGATTGGGATTGCTTTTATACCAGTTGGAGTTGGAttgctttatttttctgaTCAAGTAAAAGAATACATTTTAGATTATACAGATTGTAATTCTACAAATATCTTTCGTGCAAAAGGAATACCTGTTAAATGTGCagatattatagaaaaaaatcatAGTGAACCTtgttattgtaaaataaattttactttgcctTCTGACTTCaatggaaaaatttatatgtattatggTTTGACTAATTTTTATCAGAATCACAGGCGATATGTAAAATCAAGAGATGATAATCAACTGTTAGGAAAATTGAGTCCTGATGTCTCTGGGGATTGTGAACCATTTGCTTATGTCGGAGAAACACCTATTGTACCATGTGGTGCTATTGCTAACTCATTATTTAGTGATGATTTAACattgttttctttaaaacacAAAGCTCCTGTACCACTATTAAAGACTGGTATAGCTTGGCCctcagataaaaatattaaatttagaaatccAGAGGGTAACTTAAGAGAagtatttaagaattttacaaaaccAAAAAATTgggataaatatatttatgagttagataatgaaaatgaaagcaATAATGGTTTTCAAAATGAGGACTTAATTGTTTGGATGAGAACTGCTGCTTTACCTACTTTTAGAAAACTTTACCGCAGAGTAAATCATACAGTAGATGGCTTCACTGAAGGTCTAGTAGCAGGGAATTATACACTTACTGTTAATTATA CATATCCTGTGTCTACCTTTGATGGCAGAAAAAGAATGATTTTAAGCACTACTTCTCTTCTGGGTGGAAAGAATCCTTTTCTTGGCATTGCTTATATAGTTGTAGGATGTATTTGTTTGTTGTTAGGcattacattattaataatacacaTCAAATGTTCTAAaag tgtAACAGAGATGATAAATGTGACTCCAAATACACCATATcaagaataa
- the LOC132904540 gene encoding ATP synthase subunit alpha, mitochondrial, which produces MALQSLRLAPSIARQLSNTTVQVKWRLAIPSSKFHVSSSRRSAEISSILEERILGSAAKANLEETGRVLSIGDGIARVYGLKNIQADEMVEFSSGLKGMALNLEPDNVGVVVFGNDRHIKEGDIVKRTGAIVDVPVGEELLGRVVDALGNPIDGKGPLNSKLRFRIGTKAPGIIPRVSVREPMQTGIKAVDSLVPIGRGQRELIIGDRQTGKTALAIDTIINQKRFNDAGDEKKKLYCIYVAIGQKRSTVAQIVKRLTDSGAINYTIIVSATASDAAPLQYLAPYSGCAMGEFFRDNGKHALIIYDDLSKQAVAYRQMSLLLRRPPGREAYPGDVFYLHSRLLERAAKMNESLGGGSLTALPVIETQAGDVSAYIPTNVISITDGQIFLETELFYKGIRPAINVGLSVSRVGSAAQTKAMKQVAGSMKLELAQYREVAAFAQFGSDLDAATQQLLNRGVRLTELLKQGQYVPMAIEEQVAVIYCGVRGYLDKMEPTKITAFEKEFLAHIRTSQRDLLNTIAKDNTISEASDAKLKQVVTDFLASFSG; this is translated from the exons ATGGCTCTTCAATCCTTACGTTTGGCTCCTTCGATCGCAAGACAATTGTCGAATACTACGGTTCAG GTCAAATGGCGTCTTGCTATACCCTCTTCCAAATTCCATGTATCTAGTAGTCGGCGCTCTGCtgaaatttcttctattttggAAGAACGTATTCTTGGCTCAGCCGCTAAG GCTAATCTTGAGGAAACTGGAAGAGTGCTTAGCATTGGTGATGGTATTGCCCGTGTTTatggtttaaaaaatattcaagcaGATGAGATGGTGGAATTTAGTTCAGGATTAAAAGGCATGGCTTTGAACTTAGAGCCTGATAATGTTGGTGTTGTCGTCTTTGGCAATGATAGACACATTAAGGAAGGTGACATTGTCAAACGTACTGGAGCTATTGTTGATGTTCCAGTTGGAGAAGAATTGCTGGGACGTGTTGTAGATGCATTAGGTAATCCTATAGATGGTAAAGGACCACTTAATAGTAAATTGAGATTCCGTATTGGTACCAAAGCACCTGGCATCATTCCTAG gGTGTCTGTGAGAGAACCTATGCAGACTGGAATCAAAGCTGTAGATTCTTTAGTACCTATTGGTCGTGGTCAACGTGAATTAATCATTGGAGACAGACAAACTGGAAAAACTGCTCTTGCTAttgatacaattattaatcaaaAACGATTTAATGATGCTGGAGATGAGAAGAAAAAGTTGTACTGTATTTATGTTGCTATTGGCCAAAAAAGATCCACTGTTGCACAAATAGTAAAACGTTTGACAGACAGTGGTGCTATTAATTATACTATCATTGTTTCTGCAACTGCTTCTGATGCAGCACCTCTTCAGTATTTGGCTCCATACTCTGGATGTGCAATGGGAGAATTTTTcag AGATAATGGAAAGCAtgctttaattatttatgacgATTTATCAAAACAAGCTGTTGCTTATCGACAAATGTCTTTACTGTTGAGGCGACCACCAGGTCGGGAAGCCTATCCTGGTGATGTATTTTATCTCCACTCTCGTCTTCTTGAGCGAGCGGCTAAAATGAATGAAAGTTTGGGAGGTGGTTCATTAACAGCTTTGCCTGTTATCGAGACACAAGCTGGTGATGTGTCTGCTTATATTCCCACAAATGTTATTTCTATTACCGATGGacaaattttcttagaaacgGAATTGTTCTATAAGGGTATTCGTCCTGCGATTAATGTAGGTTTATCAGTATCTCGTGTCGGTTCTGCTGCTCAGACTAAGGCTATGAAACAA gtCGCTGGATCCATGAAATTGGAGTTAGCTCAATATCGTGAAGTAGCAGCTTTTGCACAATTTGGTTCCGATTTGGATGCTGCAACTCAGCAATTGCTGAATCGTGGTGTTAGATTGACAGAACTTCTGAAACAGGGACAATATG TACCCATGGCTATTGAAGAACAAGTAGCTGTTATCTATTGTGGTGTCCGCGGGTATCTTGATAAGATGGAACCTACTAAAATCACAGCttttgaaaaagaattccTCGCCCACATTAg AACCAGTCAACGAGATCTTTTAAATACTATTGCTAAAGACAACACAATTAGTGAAGCTTCTGATGCTAAATTAAAGCAAGTTGTTACTGACTTTCTTGCTTCCTTCTCAGGCTAA
- the LOC132904541 gene encoding glutamyl-tRNA(Gln) amidotransferase subunit B, mitochondrial isoform X3: protein MFERKHYFYSDLPAGFQITQQRKPLAVNGEIKFNVFKPGLHKKSYSKSSKLKQIQLEQDSGRSYHNEVLGRSLIDLNRAGIPLMEFVFEPDLTSGEEAAALVQELCLILHLLGTCSCKMQDCFAFIEGALRVDANVSISKPNAPLGVRTELKNIGSVNALNRAVNYEIERQISILQKGGQVINETRAWNPVNKNTILMREKEDKHDYRFMPEPNLPPLYLHIKRNVQNKYNLIDVPFLKEQLPELPEQIRKNLLQGITPDTLAGVTGNFDLFLLFCDILKNGKHLDPQLVAKLFISEVLAFIDEHNLNLTFCVNNQKYIEELMDLVQAKVINRQILRKLLNELVNKPNKMPKQIVEENKWFMISDEKELELICSEILKTNPQLVKKYKAGKRRIYKSFLRKAAILTEDCADMVKVSKIMTRLLS, encoded by the exons ATGTTTGAAAGAaagcattatttttattctgatTTGCCT gCTGGCTTTCAAATCACACAACAAAGGAAGCCTTTAGCTGTTAAtggagaaattaaatttaatgtattcAAACCTGGATTACACAAGAAATCTTATTCAAAATCATCAAAACTCAAACAAATACAATTGGAACAAGATAGTGGGAGAAGTTATCATAATGAAGTTCTTGGAAg AAGTTTAATTGATCTTAATCGAGCTGGAATACCTTTAATGGAATTTGTGTTTGAGCCAGATTTAACAAGTGGAGAAGAAGCAGCAGCTCTTGTACAGGAACTGTGTCTCATTTTACATTTGTTAGGCACATGTTCTTGCAAAATGCAAG attgttTTGCATTTATAGAAGGGGCTTTAAGGGTTGATGCAAACGTTTCTATAAGTAAACCTAATGCACCTTTAGGCGTTCGAACAGAATTGAAAAACATTGGAAGTGTAAATGCTCTCAACCGTGCTGTAAATTATGAGATAGAAAgacaaatttcaattctaCAAAAAGGAGGACAAGTTATTAATGAGACTCGTGCATGGAATCCagtaaacaaaaatacaattctCATGCGTGAAAAAGAAGACAAACAT GATTATCGTTTTATGCCTGAACCTAATTTACCTCCCTTATATTTACACATTAAgagaaatgtacaaaataagtataatttaattgatgTACCATTTTTAAAAGAGCAATTACCAGAGTTGCCAgaacaaatacgtaaaaatttaCTCCAGGGTATTACACCAGACACGCTTGCAGGAGTAACG GGTAATTTTGATTTGTTTCTACTGTTTTGCGATATCTTAAAGAATGGTAAACATCTTGATCCTCAGTTGGTGGctaaactttttatttctgaAGTTTTAGCATTTATAGATGAACATAATTTGAATCTTACATTTTG tGTTAATAATCAGAAGTATATAGAAGAATTGATGGACTTAGTACAAGCTAAAGTAATAAATCGACAGATATTAAGAAAGTTATTAAATGAATTAGTCAACAAACCAAATAAAATGCCAAAACAG attgttgaagaaaataaatggttTATGATATCAGATGAAAAGGAATTGGAACTGATATGTTCAGAAATACTTAAAACAAACCCTCAATTGGTAAAAAAGTACAAAGCTGGAAAGAGAAGGATATATAAGAGTTTTCTACGCAAGGCAGCTATACTTACTGAGGATTGTGCAGATATGGTCAAAGTGTCAAAAATCATGACAAGATTATTGAGTTAA
- the LOC132904553 gene encoding cell cycle control protein 50A isoform X2, producing the protein MTSISEVSSLPKTKKPSDSAFKQQRLPAWQPILTAGTVLPTFFVIGIAFIPVGVGLLYFSDQVKEYILDYTDCNSTNIFRAKGIPVKCADIIEKNHSEPCYCKINFTLPSDFNGKIYMYYGLTNFYQNHRRYVKSRDDNQLLGKLSPDVSGDCEPFAYVGETPIVPCGAIANSLFSDDLTLFSLKHKAPVPLLKTGIAWPSDKNIKFRNPEGNLREVFKNFTKPKNWDKYIYELDNENESNNGFQNEDLIVWMRTAALPTFRKLYRRVNHTVDGFTEGLVAGNYTLTVNYTYPVSTFDGRKRMILSTTSLLGGKNPFLGIAYIVVGCICLLLGITLLIIHIKCSKSKLM; encoded by the exons ATGACTTCCATTAGCGAAGTTAGTTCGTTACCTAAAACAAAGAAACCTTCAG aTAGTGCATTTAAGCAGCAACGTTTACCTGCTTGGCAACCAATACTTACAGCTGGAACTGTTTTACCAACATTTTTTGTGATTGGGATTGCTTTTATACCAGTTGGAGTTGGAttgctttatttttctgaTCAAGTAAAAGAATACATTTTAGATTATACAGATTGTAATTCTACAAATATCTTTCGTGCAAAAGGAATACCTGTTAAATGTGCagatattatagaaaaaaatcatAGTGAACCTtgttattgtaaaataaattttactttgcctTCTGACTTCaatggaaaaatttatatgtattatggTTTGACTAATTTTTATCAGAATCACAGGCGATATGTAAAATCAAGAGATGATAATCAACTGTTAGGAAAATTGAGTCCTGATGTCTCTGGGGATTGTGAACCATTTGCTTATGTCGGAGAAACACCTATTGTACCATGTGGTGCTATTGCTAACTCATTATTTAGTGATGATTTAACattgttttctttaaaacacAAAGCTCCTGTACCACTATTAAAGACTGGTATAGCTTGGCCctcagataaaaatattaaatttagaaatccAGAGGGTAACTTAAGAGAagtatttaagaattttacaaaaccAAAAAATTgggataaatatatttatgagttagataatgaaaatgaaagcaATAATGGTTTTCAAAATGAGGACTTAATTGTTTGGATGAGAACTGCTGCTTTACCTACTTTTAGAAAACTTTACCGCAGAGTAAATCATACAGTAGATGGCTTCACTGAAGGTCTAGTAGCAGGGAATTATACACTTACTGTTAATTATA CATATCCTGTGTCTACCTTTGATGGCAGAAAAAGAATGATTTTAAGCACTACTTCTCTTCTGGGTGGAAAGAATCCTTTTCTTGGCATTGCTTATATAGTTGTAGGATGTATTTGTTTGTTGTTAGGcattacattattaataatacacaTCAAATGTTCTAAaag CAAACTAATGTAA